A window of Rhododendron vialii isolate Sample 1 chromosome 13a, ASM3025357v1 contains these coding sequences:
- the LOC131313382 gene encoding uncharacterized protein LOC131313382 isoform X2, with protein sequence MRRWTAFQGEPKPTPNPATTEDPTNSSLRCGKWLLRSTKIRRSRGDKPSEGKPPGSQPLKRKRSSPSPTSSANSCTGENNVQLPTPMSSSTHPWHNEDEAVSSDDDELLDLEFLDLMEEEKIKMPQRTCELTGQVYTNFLLERHPQTIKDVLRVDAYTFRGLVAELVARGQLQWDHKRVCLEESLAIFLYICGHSQRHRVAADRFQRSTSTISDHFKWMRRALCNLAPHIIQPPNLDVTPPEILNDGRYYPWFQDCVGAIDGTHIEAWVPRHRQVAYRGRKSTITQNVMAACSFDMKFTFVLPGWEGSAHDGRVFQSAVTTPGYNFPHPPLRMRGKKFYVVFVGRNPGIYDSWAACSDQVIRFPGAVHNKFASWDEAYNAWLAYTGQVEQIVPPPVLPFLDDAAGSSSEYTPPGRVSFPLWLILAMTFCFIVVVATVIFYLF encoded by the exons ATGAGGAGGTGGACTGCATTCCAAGGGGAGCCCAAACCAACACCAAATCCAGCCACCACGGAAGACCCGACGAATTCCTCCTTGAGATGTGGCAAATGGCTTCTCCGCTCAACAAAGATTCGAAGATCTAGAG GGGACAAGCCCTCTGAAGGTAAACCACCTGGGAGCCAACCATTGAAGAGGAAGCGAAGTTCCCCCTCTCCTACTTCTTCAGCCAACTCTTGTACCGGCGAGAACAACGTTCAATTG CCTACACCCATGTCATCCAGCACTCATCCATGGCATAATGAGGATGAAGCTGTTAGTAGCGATGACGACGAATTACTTGATCTCGAATTTTTGGacttaatggaagaagaaaaaataaaaatgccaCAACGGACCTGTGAATTAACCGGTCAAGTgtacacaaattttttgttggaaagacACCCTCAAACCATAAAAGACGTTCTCCGTGTTGATGCTTATACGTTTAGAGGATTGGTGGCTGAACTTGTTGCTAGAGGCCAACTACAATGGGATCATAAACGTGTTTGCCTAGAGGAGTCGTTGGCTATTTTCTTATACATATGTGGCCATTCCCAACGCCATCGAGTGGCTGCTGATCGGTTCCAACGATCCACGTCGACCATTAGCGACCATTTCAAGTGGATGCGTCGTGCTCTTTGCAACTTGGCACCACACATTATTCAACCACCTAACCTTGATGTCACGCCACCCGAAATATTAAATGACGGTAGATATTACCCGTGGTTCCAG GATTGTGTTGGAGCTATAGATGGAACCCACATAGAAGCTTGGGTACCCCGTCATAGACAAGTTGCGTATCGAGGGAGGAAGTCCACAATAACACAGAATGTTATGGCTGCTTGTTCTTTCGATATGAAGTTCACTTTTGTGTTGCCTGGTTGGGAAGGAAGCGCCCATGATGGACGTGTATTCCAATCAGCAGTAACGACCCCGGGCTATAACTTTCCGCACCCCCCACTCA GAATGAGAGGGAAAAAATTCTATGTTGTGTTCGTGGGGAGGAATCCAGGCATCTACGATTCTTGGGCAGCTTGTAGTGATCAGGTTATTCGGTTCCCAGGTGCTGTGCATAACAAATTTGCCTCATGGGATGAGGCATACAATGCTTGGTTGGCTTACACCGGCCAAGTAGAGCAGATCGTCCCACCTCCTGTTCTCCCGTTCTTAGATGATGCGGCTGGGTCGTCATCGGAATACACTCCTCCGGGCAGAGTTTCCTTTCCGCTGTGGCTTATTCTTGCTATGACCTTTTGTTTCATTGTGGTTGTTGCTACTGTTATCTTTTACCTATTTTGA
- the LOC131313383 gene encoding uncharacterized protein LOC131313383, producing MICDMQLFWDVFNVDSLPPNPDVLETFCVAYMDDAWRLMQRVRLCTFSHEQRRLALYAALFRPLCDRACVGQGAVKLLFQKSLMLKSSDGEKVRSLHWYAPIFSALFPLFLAIVDPKPPLADYFCDGGYVTVFTLDEISLSLRVKSGMILHVIGDLWFVLLLLSTLLYRSTDDATAATCYLEDRLDIFHEVKGLIKNMCLENIWKDKPLLNGTDILDMFYIVNGPLVGRMKIKGLQWQLAHPSGTAEDCGNWMGKQFPLFLKERSSS from the coding sequence ATGATTTGCGACATGCAGTTATTTTGGGATGTCTTCAATGTGGATTCGTTGCCTCCAAACCCTGATGTATTGGAAACGTTTTGTGTTGCTTACATGGATGATGCATGGAGACTTATGCAACGAGTTCGACTCTGTACCTTCAGTCATGAGCAAAGGAGGCTCGCTTTGTATGCTGCATTATTCCGGCCACTGTGTGATAGGGCATGCGTAGGCCAAGGTGCCGTCAAGTTATTGTTTCAGAAGTCTCTCATGCTAAAGTCCAGTGATGGTGAAAAAGTTAGGAGTTTGCACTGGTACGCTCCCATATTCTCTGCCTTATTTCCCTTGTTCTTGGCCATTGTTGAcccaaaaccacctctagctgACTACTTTTGTGATGGTGGTTATGTAACTGTTTTCACCCTCGATGAAATTTCTTTGAGCCTTCGAGTAAAGTCAGGTATGATTTTGCATGTAATTGGAGATCTTTGGTTTGTTCTATTGTTGCTGTCAACACTGTTGTACCGATCCACTGATGATGCCACTGCAGCAACTTGTTATTTGGAGGACCGCCTCGATATATTTCACGAAGTTAAGGGTCTTATTAAAAATATGTGTCTGGAGAATATTTGGAAAGACAAACCACTGCTCAATGGAACAGATATCCTGGATATGTTTTACATTGTAAATGGGCCGCTTGTTGGGCGAATGAAGATAAAAGGGCTCCAGTGGCAGCTTGCTCATCCCTCGGGGACTGCTGAAGATTGTGGGAATTGGATGGGGAAACAAtttccattatttttgaaagaaagaagCTCAAGTTAG
- the LOC131313382 gene encoding uncharacterized protein LOC131313382 isoform X3, whose amino-acid sequence MRRWTAFQGEPKPTPNPATTEDPTNSSLRCGKWLLRSTKIRRSRGDKPSEGKPPGSQPLKRKRSSPSPTSSANSCTGENNVQLATMDRTKIDVDMWSYANEEIFLKILLDESSKEQSVNTRKTKTFNQHQWTSIHKEFTRQVPRVGYSITKMQQKFERLKGPYRLFCQLKKVHTGLGWDAELQTVTAPDGVWDEIIKANSKYEKLRNKGIDHFELLDELLHNSMATGAFAQPGTRGAATSDEERAMFGPPKSIRGDDSMYTDSRKRKSDGSGGSVAKQVRGGQIHAYESVALANERKAGYYEALTINRQQSVIPQFTIKDTIAALDDIQGIVGDTQYWKAYALMMGPEGHSWREGFMNHQPHNRIGWVSQLD is encoded by the exons ATGAGGAGGTGGACTGCATTCCAAGGGGAGCCCAAACCAACACCAAATCCAGCCACCACGGAAGACCCGACGAATTCCTCCTTGAGATGTGGCAAATGGCTTCTCCGCTCAACAAAGATTCGAAGATCTAGAG GGGACAAGCCCTCTGAAGGTAAACCACCTGGGAGCCAACCATTGAAGAGGAAGCGAAGTTCCCCCTCTCCTACTTCTTCAGCCAACTCTTGTACCGGCGAGAACAACGTTCAATTG GCCACCATGGACCGCACAAAAATTGATGTAGACATGTGGAGTTATGCCAATGAGgagatatttctcaaaatactccTTGACGAATCAAGCAAAGAACAAAGTGTGAACACACGTAAGACTAAAACATTCAATCAACACCAATGGACTTCTATCCACAAAGAATTCACACGCCAGGTTCCTCGGGTTGGGTATAGCATCACCAAAATGCAACAAAAGTTTGAACGCCTCAAAGGACCTTACAGGTTATTCTGTCagttaaaaaaagttcataccGGATTGGGTTGGGATGCAGAGCTTCAAACTGTCACAGCTCCTGATGGAGTATGGGATGAAATAATTAAG GCCAACagtaagtatgagaaacttcgCAATAAAGGCATTGACCATTTCGAGTTGTTGGATGAGCTTCTCCACAACTCTATGGCGACCGGTGCCTTCGCACAACCCGGTACCCGTGGTGCAGCCACTTCCGATGAAGAGCGAGCCATGTTTGGCCCGCCAAAGTCCATTCGGGGGGACGATAGCATGTATACTGACTCGCGAAAGCGAAAATCTGACGGGAGTGGTGGGAGTGTTGCGAAACAAGTTAGGGGTGGGCAAATACATGCTTATGAGAGCGTGGCACTTGCTAATGAAAGAAAGGCAGGGTACTACGAGGCTTTAACTATCAACCGTCAACAATCTGTAATCCCACAATTCACCATAAAAGATACCATTGCTGCCCTGGATGACATTCAGGGGATTGTTGGGGATACACAATACTGGAAGGCATATGCCCTTATGATGGGTCCTGAAGGACATTCTTGGAGGGAAGGGTTCATGAATCACCAGCCGCATAACAGGATTGGTTGGGTCTCACAGCTGGATTGA
- the LOC131313382 gene encoding uncharacterized protein LOC131313382 isoform X1, producing MRRWTAFQGEPKPTPNPATTEDPTNSSLRCGKWLLRSTKIRRSRGDKPSEGKPPGSQPLKRKRSSPSPTSSANSCTGENNVQLPTPMSSSTHPWHNEDEAVSSDDDELLDLEFLDLMEEEKIKMPQRTCELTGQVYTNFLLERHPQTIKDVLRVDAYTFRGLVAELVARGQLQWDHKRVCLEESLAIFLYICGHSQRHRVAADRFQRSTSTISDHFKWMRRALCNLAPHIIQPPNLDVTPPEILNDGRYYPWFQDCVGAIDGTHIEAWVPRHRQVAYRGRKSTITQNVMAACSFDMKFTFVLPGWEGSAHDGRVFQSAVTTPGYNFPHPPLNKYYLVDAGYTNMPGYLAPYRGRRYHRDEFNGHNTEFHTPMELFNYKHSSLRNVIERCFGVLKARFPILKHMPSYNEARQPGIVTACCVIHNWIIMNRGRDDFFDDFEDDGQWEGGENEEGNVANVGPVEPFNMSPHNTQLMAQRRTELAQWMWESYDD from the exons ATGAGGAGGTGGACTGCATTCCAAGGGGAGCCCAAACCAACACCAAATCCAGCCACCACGGAAGACCCGACGAATTCCTCCTTGAGATGTGGCAAATGGCTTCTCCGCTCAACAAAGATTCGAAGATCTAGAG GGGACAAGCCCTCTGAAGGTAAACCACCTGGGAGCCAACCATTGAAGAGGAAGCGAAGTTCCCCCTCTCCTACTTCTTCAGCCAACTCTTGTACCGGCGAGAACAACGTTCAATTG CCTACACCCATGTCATCCAGCACTCATCCATGGCATAATGAGGATGAAGCTGTTAGTAGCGATGACGACGAATTACTTGATCTCGAATTTTTGGacttaatggaagaagaaaaaataaaaatgccaCAACGGACCTGTGAATTAACCGGTCAAGTgtacacaaattttttgttggaaagacACCCTCAAACCATAAAAGACGTTCTCCGTGTTGATGCTTATACGTTTAGAGGATTGGTGGCTGAACTTGTTGCTAGAGGCCAACTACAATGGGATCATAAACGTGTTTGCCTAGAGGAGTCGTTGGCTATTTTCTTATACATATGTGGCCATTCCCAACGCCATCGAGTGGCTGCTGATCGGTTCCAACGATCCACGTCGACCATTAGCGACCATTTCAAGTGGATGCGTCGTGCTCTTTGCAACTTGGCACCACACATTATTCAACCACCTAACCTTGATGTCACGCCACCCGAAATATTAAATGACGGTAGATATTACCCGTGGTTCCAG GATTGTGTTGGAGCTATAGATGGAACCCACATAGAAGCTTGGGTACCCCGTCATAGACAAGTTGCGTATCGAGGGAGGAAGTCCACAATAACACAGAATGTTATGGCTGCTTGTTCTTTCGATATGAAGTTCACTTTTGTGTTGCCTGGTTGGGAAGGAAGCGCCCATGATGGACGTGTATTCCAATCAGCAGTAACGACCCCGGGCTATAACTTTCCGCACCCCCCACTCA ATAAGTACTATTTGGTGGATGCTGGATATACAAACATGCCGGGGTATTTAGCTCCTTATCGAGGAAGACGTTATCACAGAGACGAATTTAATGGGCATAATACGGAGTTTCACACGCCCATGGAGTTGTTCAATTACAAGCATTCGTCGTTGAGGAATGTGATAGAGCGATGCTTTGGAGTCCTGAAAGCAAGGTTCCCCATCCTTAAGCACATGCCGAGTTATAATGAAGCCCGTCAACCTGGAATTGTAACAGCATGTTGTGTTATTCACAATTGGATAATAATGAACAGAGGGAGGGATGATTTTTTTGATGACTTTGAGGACGACGGACAATGGGAGGGTGGAGAGAACGAGGAAGGGAATGTGGCAAATGTGGGTCCGGTTGAGCCCTTTAACATGTCGCCACATAACACACAATTGATGGCTCAAAGGCGGACTGAATTGGCTCAATGGATGTGGGAGTCTTATGATGATTGA